The genomic interval CTCCTGAAGATAGGGAAATCGCTGACTCAATATAAAAATTGCATTGAAGAATAGCCCCAGTGTAAATTTACTGTTTCTTGACTGAGCTTATTTCTAATTTCAGTCAGAGAACGGGAGAATATGAAAGACAGGCTTACAAGAATCCGAAATTTTTCAATCATTGCTCATATCGATCATGGAAAATCCACACTTGCTGATAGGATTTTAGAGATTGCTCTGGTAACGAATGACCGAACCAAGAAAAATCAGATTCTTGATTCGATGGATATTGAAAGGGAAAGAGGTATTACCATCAAAGCTAATAATGCCTCTTTTGAATTTAAATCCAGAGATGGGGAAACCTATCTTTTCAATCTGATTGATACTCCGGGGCACGTAGACTTTAACTACGAAGTTTCCCGCTCCCTGAAAGCCTGTGAGGGAGTCTTGCTGATTGTAGATGCGAGCCAGGGGGTAGAAGCCCAGACTCTTGCGAATCTCTATCTGGCAATGGAATTAGATTTGAAAATCATTCCTGTTATTAATAAAATTGATCTGCCCAGTGCGGATGTTCCCAAAGCCAAAAAACTGATAGAAGATACCCTCGGTCTGGATCCGGAAGAAGCTATACCGATTTCTGCTAAAACCGGAGAAAATGTGATGGAAGTTTTAGAAGCTATTGTACAGCACATTCCTCCACCCAAAGGTAATACGGAAGCTCCCTTGAAAGCCCTGGTGTATGATTCATTTTTTGATAATTATATGGGGGTGGTGACAAAGGTTCGAATTTTCGACGGGAAAATTAAAAAAGGTGATAGAATCATCTTTATGAGTAATGATAAAGATTTTATTGTTACGGAAACCGGGATTAACCGTATTGTTTTAACGACAACACCGGAACTCTGCGCCGGAGATGTGGGCTATGTTGTAGCCGGCATTAAAAAAGTATCCGATGCCAGAACGGGAGATACTATAACTGCTTATAGTAAGAAAACCTCCGAGCCGGTAAAAGGTTTTAAGGATGTGAAGCCCATGGTTTTCTCCGGTCTCTTTCCTATTTATGGAGAGCAATTCGATGAACTGGCCGAAGCGATTGAGAAATTAAAACTGAATGATGCCGCCCTCGTTTTTGAAAAGGAGAACTCTACGGCTCTCGGATTTGGTTTTCGTGTGGGATATTTAGGTCTTCTTCACATGGAGATAGTGCAGGAACGATTGGAGAGAGAATTTAATCTGGATCTATTAACCACAGCACCTTCCGTGAAATACCGTCTCACTGCTAAAACCGGTGAAGTTTATGAAATTGATAACCCTTCTAAATTTCCCGATCCTTTTACTTTAGAAGTTACCGAAGAACCATTTGTAAAAGCTACGATTATTTCCCCGGTTCGATATGTAGGCAATATCATGTCTCTGGTTGTAGAAAAACGTGGATTCCAGGGAGAAACAGTATATCTGGATGAAGACAAGGTGCAGTTGACCTATGAGATTCCCCTCGCTGAGCTAATATTTGAATTTTTCGATAAACTAAAGTCTTATACACAGGGTTATGCTTCGCTCGACTATGAACCTATAGGATACAGACAATCTAAACTGGTGAAACTTGATATACTGGTTAATTCTGAACCGGTAGATGCACTTTCTATTATCGTGCATAGAACCAAGGCAGAGCAGAGAGGACGTTCTATCATAGAAAAACTAAAAGACCTTATTCCCCGTCATCAATTTGTTATTCCTATACAGGCTGCGATTGGTGGTAAAATTATTGCCCGTGAGAATATTTCTGCCATTCGGAAAAATGTGACCGCCAAGTGTTATGGTGGTGATATTACCCGTAAGAAAAAACTTTTAGAGAAGCAAAAAGAGGGAAAGAAAAGAATGAAACAATTTGGTTCTGTTGAAATTCCCCAGGAAGCTTTTTTAGCCGTTCTAAAAGCTGATTAACACTATCTTGAACTTCTATGAAAAAGTAATCTCTTCGGTATATAATACACCAATAGAAGAGTTTACTCTTTCAGAAGGTTTTAAGCTTTCTGTAAAAAGAGACGACTATTCCTTTGCTTCTTTTGGAAGCAAAATGAGAAAGTTTGAAGGTTTAAGAAAAAGACTCAAACAGGAAAATATACATACGGTTTTCTTATACGGAAACCCGCATTCCAATTACCTCGCCACTTTTACTTATTTATTCTACCTTTCCGGATTTAAAACCTATTTGGCTTCTTATAGTAGGGACTCCGGTTTGATAACACCAAATAGTCTTCTTGTTAGAAAATATGCGAGCCAATATTATCCCTGTCAAACACCGTTTGAGCTATTAAAAATCAGGGATTCTCATGTCGGAGAAAATTTCATTTTAGACGAATTTGGAATGCATGAAGGTAGTCTGGAAGGTCTAAAAAGTATATGGTCAGAAATGGACAGTGAAATAGAAGAGGGAAGTCTTATCGTTTTAGATGTGGGTTCCGGTCTTACTGCCCTGTCCTGTTTGATGTATCCCTTTCAAAACCAACCGGAAATTTTGGGAGTATCAATCGGTTACCCGGTAGATAAGATGAAAGAATACCTGTTAACGATTTGTGAAAAGTTTGAATTACAAGATAAAGTAATCGAAAGACTAAGCTTGATACCGGCCAGTATTTCTCCCGGCTATGCCAATGTAAATCGGAAACTAAAAGATTTTATTAAAGAAACGTATACCCGGTATAAGTTTCCTTTGGAACCTATTTACTCTGCAAAAACCATATATAGTTTGCTGGAATATAGAAAGCAGATAAGCAAAAACATCAGGAAAGTATATTATTTACATCAGGGTGGATTTCTTAACCACATCTCCTTATTGTAAGCTATTAGAAGACTCCGAAACCACAGAGATATCTCTCTTAACCCCACACTTAAGTGTGGGGTTAAGAGAGAACCTGCGGAAATTCTATAAGCTTCTCCCTCTTCTTTGAAACAATACAACAAAGAGACTTTTTTAGGAAGTCTTATTTATAGGGATAATTTACGGAATTTTTAGCTAAAAACTAAAAATATACTTGCCATAAATCAAAAATAAGGGTATAGAAATTAGTCTTATATGAAGCTTTTACCCTTTCTTAACATTGCAGGCTCTGATTTCGCTCCGCCGAAGAGGTTTTTCTTGTTTCATGAGACTCTTCCCTTTTCTCATATCGATAAGGGTCTGGATGGAAACAAGCTACGGGCTTCTATTTCCCATATTCAGGATAGTTTTATCCAGCAGGTGATTCTTTTTTACCCTGAAGGAAAAAAGAATGTAAGCTACAATCAAAACATACAACTTCTCATAAAAGAATTAGAAAGGATGCAAATTCGCTATAAATTTGTATCGAGTAGCTTTATTCTTCAGAAAAAATTTAGATATTATGCCGGGTTTAAAAAATATTTTTTAAATATATTGGAGAATGGAAACTGTCTTATCTGGTATCCTTCTTTGATTGAGAAAGATATGTGTAGTTTTTTCGCTTCTCTCTTAGCTTCGAGAAAGGATAGGGAATTAAATGCTTTGCAGTGCCTGCAATTGGTAAGGGGAAATTATGGAAGTGTTGAAGAAGAAAAATTGGTGAATGAATACATTTACTATTTAAAACCGGATACGAAACCTTCTTCTGAAATACTAAAAGAAGAACTTATAGATGTAAAGCAACTCAGCGACAGAACCCATATTGTTGATGAAAATCCTATTTCTGAAAAAATACAGACTTTTAAACCCTCAAAGCTATCAATTCGGGTAAAACTATTATCTATTATTTCTGCAATTTTATCGACGAGTCTTCTCATCATAATCATTCTCGCTACTTTTTTATTCAAGAATAATAGTGAAATTCTAATACAGGAATATAACTTAAGTCTTGCCAGGTTAACCGGTTTACAGGTAGAAACAGGTTTGCATAATACTCTCGATAGAACGGAAGCTTTAATCTCTTTATTGGCAGATGTGAATTTTCGAACGAAAGAATCAGAAAAACTGGTTGCAAGGTTCTATCAACGCTATCCCAACTATATCTATTTGTCTATCTGGAATCCTGCTATTGGATTAGAAAAAAGACAGGTATTTTATAGTAATTTAATCATAAAACAGGACCTGGAAAGAATCAAGAAGAATGAAGCCATGATATACAAGGAAAATTCCGGTATGATCGAAAGGGCCTTACAGGGAGAAAAAGTCCTGGTGAATGTTTCACCACTTTTGGAAAGTCCCATACTGGCTTTATTTATGCCTTACAGGAACAATATAGTTCTTTTATTAATTGATTCTAAAGAAATTACTGATATTTTTCGTTCTTCTTTAAAAACTGAGATGTTTGAATTATCTCTTTTAAGTCCTGAAGGAAATATTCTCGCCCATTCTAATGCAGCAGAAGTCTTAGCAGCAGCAAATAAACAGGATAAGCCTATTGTTCAGAATATGATGCAGAGCGGAGCGAATAATGGTTCTCAAAAATACACTTATTCCGGTGTAGAATACCTCGGTTCCTTTTATATATTAAAATTTTCTCAACTCGGAGTTATTTCCAGTATAAGATCGGATAAGGTCTTTGAAGCCGTTTATAAAATACAAAGACAGAACTTCATTATTACTATCATTGTCTTAACCCTATCCTTCTTGATTATCTACTTCTTTGCTAAAACCATTACGATTCCTATTATACGCCTGGTAGATGCAACAGAAGAAATTGAGAAAGAAAACTTTCAGGTTTCTATACAACCCAGTTCCAGGGATGAAATTGGAGTTCTCACCCATGCTTTTTCTAAGATGGCAAAGGGTCTCGCCGAAAGAGAAAAAATTAAAAATACCTTCGGTAAGTTTGTGAATAAGGAAATTGCAGAGCAGGCTTTACATGGAGAAATACGATTGGGTGGAACAAAGAAGATTTGTGCCGTCTTATTTTCTGACCTGCGCGGCTTCACAGCGATGTCAGAAGGCTTAAAGCCGGAAGAGGTGGTGCAATATTTGAATGAGTATTTTACCGAAATGGTGGAGTGTGTATATCATACAAAAGGAATCGTAGATAAATTTATCGGGGATGCAATTATGGCTCACTGGGGAGCTTTATATTCCGATAAGAACGACACTTTGAATGCAGTAACGGCCTCTCTTATGATGAGAAAAGCCCTGATTGACTTTAATAAGAAGTCAGAAGCCAGCAGAAGACCTTACTTACGCTTCGGTTGTGGTATTAATACGGGTCCCTTAATTGCCGGACAAATTGGTTCTGAAAAGAAATTAGAATATACGGTTATTGGAGACACGGTAAATCTTGCTTCAAGGATCGAATACTTAAACAAGGAGTTCGGAACCGATATTTTGATTTCCGAGAATGCCTATGAACAGGTAAAAGACTATTTTCACTTTGTAGAGATGGATCCAATAAAAATTAGGGGAAAATCTAAACTACAGGCCACTTATGCTGTTCTTGGGTTTAAAGAGGATATGAGTGCACCTGCTAACCTTCAAGAATTAAGGAAGCTTCTCGGAATTCCTGATACGGGGGTTTAACATGAAAACCTGGAATAAAACTGATAGCATTGTTCTGAGTATCTGTTTGCTAATTTTAGGAATTGCTTTTTACTTTTTGTATCTTGAAAGTAGGCCGGGCGATAGAAGGCAAGGAAAAGTTGTTGGAGAGATAAGTTTTAAGTATAGAGTCGCCCAGAGAAAACTGTCCAACAGTATGATCTGGAATGATGTAGAGCAAAACTTTCCGGCCTATAATTATGACTCGATTCGAACAGATAAGAAATCAGAAGCCATTATTCGTATAAAAGATAAAACTACTAAAATTGAATTAGATCCGAATAGTATGTTTCTCATCATTGTGGAAGATGATAGGGTTATTTTTGATTTAAAACAGGGTTCCTTTTATATTAAGAATACGGGAAAGAATCGGGTAGAAAAGCTTTCTGTGCGCACGGGAGATTATCTTGGAAATTTACAGGAAGGAGAGTTCAGAATCCATCATAACGAAGAACGAACTATCTTTCATGCTTTGCAGGGAATCCTTGAGTTTTTTATAGACGGTCAAAAAGGTACGGTTCAAAAGGGAGAAACTTATGAAATTCGAAATAAGCAAATTAGCAAACTTGAACATTCGATTGAGCTAAAGATTCCTTTTGATAATGCCAGATTTTTCTATGATAATAACTCACAAGAAGTTTCTTTTTCCTGGAATGCCGGAAATGCCGATCAGGAATGTGTTTTTATTCTATCGGAAGATAGGGATTTTTCTAAGATAATTCATAAAGAAATAAGTAAGAATACAAGTTTTCGAGTGAGTTTGACTGAAGGAATCTACTATTGGAAAGTAATCTATAAGGATGGCGGACAGGGAAGTATGGTTCACAAACTCAGGTTAATTCAAAAACCTGTAGTTGAGCTTCTTTCTCCAAAGAACAAGGAAAAGTTCTTCTTTTTTGAGGATAAAGCTTCGGTATATTTTCACTGGTTACCTTCAAAACTTTATACATATCATATTTTAGAAATATCTAAGAATATAAATTTTGATATTATCGAAAAGAAAGTGAAATTAGAGCGTGATTCTATTCGCATTTTTTTATCTGAAGGAGAATATTTTTGGCGTTTAAATAGCTATGGAAACTTTAAAGAAATAGAAACAAAAAGTGGAATACAAAATTTTCAAGTAATTCAACAAAAACCTTATAAACCTATCCTGCTTTCTCCCGCTCAAAATGCTTTCATTCAACAGGAAAAGATAAAGAAAGGTTTGCAATTTATCTGGAAAACACCCGGTAATACCGGGCATTATAATTTCTATCTTTCTTCTGATGCTTCGTTTAATTCTCTTATATTTAAAGAAGAAAATATAAAAACTAATTACATAAAATACCAGGGAAAATTGGAAGAAGGAGTCTATTACTGGAAAGTAAAGCTTCAAACCCAGGAAGCACCGGAAGCCAGCACTCAGTTTTCTGTATTTACAGAAAAAGAAAAATGGCAAGAAGAGAAAAATGAAAGTAGAAAAATCTCTTATAAGAAAAGATTAAAGAATTTATCGCTCAAAGCAAATAAAGAAGTATTTCCTACATCTAACACAAATACTCAATTTCCAGTCCGGGAACCCTTTCCCGCTGCTTCTAAAGAAGTAGAAGTTGTTAAAAAAGAAATAAGGAAGAACCAAAAACCACTGATAATTTATCCAAAACATAAAAGCACGGTAGACATGAATAATATGGAAACCTTACCTTTACGCTGGACAATGGATAAAGAAGTCAAACTCTATAAGGTCAAACTATATCAATTAAAAGGTGGAAAGAAAGTTATATTTCAAAAAGAAATTAAGTCTAATACTGTAAATATTACTGATTTAAGTATACTCGATGTAGGTGAGTTTCTTTTTGAGTTAAGCGCTGTTTTTGAAAATGAAGAGCAAAGTTCTGAAAGTATATTTAAAATAAGCTTAAATGAACAACCTGAAGCTCCTTCCGGTGTAAATTCAGGAAAGAAAAGTCAGTAAGTGTCGAGTACATAAGGATATTCTTATGAAATTGCTGGCTTGTGGTATTATAACAGCCTTATTAATGTTGAGTCCCCTGTTTCCACAGGAAGGGAAGTTATATACGTATTATATAGAGTGGCAGGAAGTAAAGGGGAGTAAGGGTTATTATATAGAAATACAGGATGAGAAATCTCAAACCGAGTTTTTAAAACAGAAGTTAAAGACGCATTATTATGAATTTAAAATACCCGGCGGGAAATACAAATTTAGGATTGCTTCTTTAAATAAATTTGGAAAGCCATCTTCTTATACCTCCTGGAACTCCTTTTTGGTGGATAAGGATAAAACAAGAAAAGAAACAAAGAGAAAAGAGGAAGAAGAGAAAGCAAAACAAGAACTTAAGAAAGCTGAAGAAAAAAAGAAAGAAACAATAGAAGAAAAAAAGGAAATCAAGTTACCTGAAACTAAAACGAAAAACTCAGGTTTTCAGTGGCAAAAACTAATACCCGGACTTCCTCAATACAGGAGAGGAGATACCTTGCAGTCCATGTTTTATCCGATTTTCTTTTCAGCTATCAGTCTTGCTGCTTATTCTGAATACCGAAAGGGTAATGCGCTGGCCCAGCAGTATCTCAATGATCCGAACAATATAAGCTTTTACTCCTATAATAATTCAGCTTTAAGTCTTTACCTCTGGCAGGCAAGAGCAAGAGATCAAGAAAAACACAGTGTCTATCAAAGAAATCAAAGATTCTTAGGTTTAGCTGCTGTACTGGGTTATGGCTTTCATCTATTAGATGTATATTATATTCATGCAGATGTAGGTTTAGATACTATAAAAACATTAGAGACATCTAAGCCGAATGTATTATATTCTATACGCTTTTCTTACTCCTTTTAAAAACAGGACTTGATTCTTTTATATTTTATGATAGACTTAAAGTATGAAACGGTATGTTACATATATGCTAATAAGCTTTATGTTTCTTTCTTGTTCTCAATCTTTCAAGAAAGGAGTACCCCTATTATCTTTACTTTCCGGTAACGAAGAATTAATTAATACTTCAACAGGAGTTGGTACGGGAACTGCTACAGGAAGTTCTACCGGAACCGGTATAGCAACGGGTACCGGGACAGGTTCCGGAACTACAACCGGTTCAGGTACAGGTACCGGAACAACAACAGGTACCGGAACGGGAACAACAAGCAATCCGGAAATCGATGTACTCATTTCTTCTGTATCTTATGCTTCCGGTTCAAATTATAGCTTTGGTACTATCCTCAGAGGAAGTACTTCTGCAAGTATTACATTTACTATATCGAATACCGGAATGGCCGATTTAACTTTAAGTGCTGCACTTAGTTTGAGTGGTGCAAATCCCGGAGACTTCATCCTGACTCAGCCCGGAGTTAGCAATATAACCGCTTCTTCTACAACTACATTCACTCTGCAATTTGTTCCGCAGGGCATAGGGCAGAGAACGGCAAGTTTGAGTATCAGTAATAATGATGCGGATGAAGGAACGTATATAATAAACTTAAGTGCTATAGGCTCCGGTAAATATATCTTTGTAAGCTCCGGAACTTATAACGGAAACTTAAAAGGAACCTTTGCAAATGGAATAGCCGGTGCGGATAATATTTGCTCGAATGAAAAGAATGCTAACTTTGCCAGTCTTCCCGGACTCGGAACTGACTATAAGGCTTTACTGGTCGATGATACCAATCGGGTAGCCTGCACTACGCCAAATTGTGGAGGAGGGGTTGCCGAACATATAGATTGGATTTTACAGGCTAACACCTATTACGTGAAAGACAATGGAGGAGTTCCCGTACAATTATTCCTGAGCGATAGTAAAGGCCTTTTTACAAGTTTAGATACTGCCTTTGATAGCACAGCCGGAAAGCTCTGGTGGACAGGTTTAAACTCCGATTGGAAAACCGATATTGCAACCTATTGTGATACATGGAAAGATGGTACTGCCTTTTTTTCAGGGATTACCGGTAAGTCTAATGTAATAAACCTGACTAGTATTAATGATGGAAATGCCTTCGGAGAAGCCTGCAATACATCCAAATATATCCTCTGTGTGCAACAATGATCAGGTTTCAATGATTCCGCATTTGATAGCATATTTAACCAGGTCTGTTGCTTTATGAATGTCTAACTTTTTCATAATATTGGCCCGGTGTACCTTAACGGTTCTTGGAGAAATCCAGAGTTTTTCTCCAATTTCTACGTAAGACTTACCTTCTGCTATGAGTTTTAAGATTTCTCTTTCCCGGTTGGTAAGCACAGCAAAAGCGTCCTGTATGGGTTTTGAACCTGCTGTTCCTTTAATACCGCTGACGAGTTGTTTGGCAATTCTCGGACTGAGGTAGATTTCATTTTTCATAACAGCTTCTACAGCTCGTAGCAGATCGTTACCTGCATCGTCCTTCAGGACATAACCATTAACTCCGTATTTCATTAGTTGTTCCACATATTCTCGGTTATCATGCCTGGATAGAATGATGATTCTTATATCTTCGTGGTATTTTTTTACTTTGCGGGCTACTTCAACCCCGTTCATTTCAGGCATGGAAATGTCTAAGATTACAATCACAGGTTTTAAGCGTTCGATTTCTTCGAAGGCGGTAGCTCCATCTCCACATTCTCCTATGACCTTGCAGGCCGGATTGGCCGCGAGAATTAATTTTAAACCTTCACGTAGTATCGCGTGGTCATCAGCGAGATAAATACTAATTGCTTCCATTATTCTTTCTCCAGTGGAATTTGAATTTCATAGGCTGTGCCTTTTCCCGGCACCGAATTAATAACGAGGTTTCCATCCAGATCATCAATTCTTCGGCGGATATTTTCTAAGCCAAAACTATCTTTTTTTAATCGAGCTTTACTTTCATCAAAACCAATTCCGTCGTCCTTAATCATGAGGTGTATAATATTCTTCTTATGATTGAGGTTTAAAACTACTTTAGTGGCATTTGCATGTTTTACAATATTCGTTATAACTTCCTGTATAATGCGGAACAGGTTTACTTCAATTATCATAGGAAGTTTTTCTGAAAGGTGAATGTTAAGACTTGCATTTGTATTTTTAAGTTCAAGAAAATCCCTAACAAAAGAACGGATAGCAGTTTCCAGGCCTAATTCTGAAAGCGTAGAAGGGTATAAGTCCTTATAGATTTCTCTTAGCTCCTGGCTTGCTCTATCGATTAAAGACATGCCTGTTTGAAATCTATCTTTAAACTTAATGGGATCATTTTGATAGGAAATAAAATTTAGTTTAGCTGCAAGGACAATCTGACCGACTCCATCGTGAAGTTCTCTTGCCAGTCTCTGCCTTTCTTTTTCCTGTAGTTCTAAAAGCCTTGAATGCAGGTTGCTGACTTTTTTTTGAAGCTTTTTTGTTTCTGTAATATCTTTTAAGATAATCCCGGTATTGCCGGAGAACAAAAACATGGTATAACCGAAAATCTTAGTACCGGTTTTAAACTCACAGTTTTGAACCCTTTCCGTTCTGGACATCTGCACGTTGCGCAAAAATTTTTCTTTTTCTGCTCGATTTAAACGTACTACATCAAAAAAACGGGAACCTTCTACCTTATGGGTTTTGCAGTAGGGGAATTGATCAATGAAAGGTTCGTTTACATAAAGAATTCGGTTGTGTTCATCAAGGGTAACCAGTGGAGAAATGCTCGATAGCAATTCTTCGAAGTATTCTGAATCCGGAAGATCTTTCTGATAAAGGTTCATTTCTTATCCATAGTAATCTTTTTAAGGGAGGTTAAATTCCACTTTTGATTGCAAAATTATTTCGTCTAAAATATTTTTTAAAAATCCCATTTTAATAGATTCTCTGAATCTTTGAATGAGGATTGGAATATTTATTACTTCTTCTATACATGACATGTAAGTGTGGACTAAGGTATCTATAGGATATTTCTTCTTTGCAGTTGATTCAATTTTGTTTAATAAGTAGTTTGGAGCCTCTGTTGATTTAATAACAAAAGTAACTGGATAGCGCTCGATCTTATCTATATCGAGAAAATATTTTGTTGTATCTAATGTTTCTGTTACTTGAAAAAATCTACCAAGAGGCTTCATTACAAAGTCTATTCCACCATCATTGGCATTTGTTCTGCCTGTTTTATAAAGCTTTAAATTGTCTTTTTGAATTTTCTCTATTTCAAATCCCCAATAGATTTCTTGATTAAAATAATAATATTTTAATATGGAATAGCTAATTATTTCAAATAATCTTGCGTCTACATTAGGTGCGAGTAGAGAGATAATAAAGTTTTTAACATCTTCATCATCCGATTCAATCGCTAATTTTAAATTTTCACAATCTCTAATAAATTTTTCAAAGGAGTCTTTTTTAGTTTTAATGTATTCATCTATTATTTCTATAATAACAGAGCATAAATTATATTTTTTATTTTTTATTTTTACCTTTATAAGGTTTTCATTAATCCAATATCGATTAGACTCTACATTTCTGATTATAGGAATAAATGCATTTGTAGGAAAATATTTTTTAAACTCTTCATTTAGTCTATGATTTAGTGCGTGATTTTGTAACTTTGCGCCAAATGGAAGTTCTCTTTGCCGCTGTAATAACTCTGAAAAAATAGCTCCTTCATATGTAGAATATTTTTGATTCTGAAGAAAGTTTTTATTTTTATAATCTTCTAATAAAACGTAAATGGCGTAGAGATTTGCGAAACTTCCCCTGGATTTAGAGCCACTATTTGCAGAGCGGGTTTTAATATTTACATATTTTAGAAGATCGTTAAGTTCAAAAATAACATCAGCTTCCTTGCCAAAACTGTTTTGTAAAATTTCTTTGATTTTATTCGTAAAATCATTCATGTTAAATTAAAAAGGCTTCGTTCGGAATTATTTATATTTTTTATTTCAAAAGATTTTTTCTGTCGTTCTAATTTTTCTCCATTATAATGTTCTAAAATGTTAAGTCGCCTTAAACCAATTTTTACGTAATCCGTATCTATTTCAATACCTATA from Leptospiraceae bacterium carries:
- a CDS encoding restriction endonuclease, which gives rise to MNDFTNKIKEILQNSFGKEADVIFELNDLLKYVNIKTRSANSGSKSRGSFANLYAIYVLLEDYKNKNFLQNQKYSTYEGAIFSELLQRQRELPFGAKLQNHALNHRLNEEFKKYFPTNAFIPIIRNVESNRYWINENLIKVKIKNKKYNLCSVIIEIIDEYIKTKKDSFEKFIRDCENLKLAIESDDEDVKNFIISLLAPNVDARLFEIISYSILKYYYFNQEIYWGFEIEKIQKDNLKLYKTGRTNANDGGIDFVMKPLGRFFQVTETLDTTKYFLDIDKIERYPVTFVIKSTEAPNYLLNKIESTAKKKYPIDTLVHTYMSCIEEVINIPILIQRFRESIKMGFLKNILDEIILQSKVEFNLP